In a genomic window of Meriones unguiculatus strain TT.TT164.6M chromosome 8, Bangor_MerUng_6.1, whole genome shotgun sequence:
- the Mmadhc gene encoding cobalamin trafficking protein CblD: protein MARVLCNRARLVSYLPGFCSLVKRVINPKAFSTAGSSGSDESHVATAPPDICSRTVWPDETMGPFGPQDQRFQLPGNIGFDCHLNGTASQKKSHAHKTLPDVLAEPLSTERHEFVMAQYVNEFQGSDAPVEQEINSAEAYFESARVECAIQTCPELLRRDFESLFPEVANSKLMILTVTQKTENDMTVWSEEVELEREMLLEKFINGAKEICYALRAEGYWADFIDPSSGLAFFGPYTNNTLFETDERYRHLGFSVDDLGCCKVIRHSLWGTHVVVGSIFTNAAADSHIMRKLSGN, encoded by the exons ATGGCTCGT GTGCTCTGTAACCGAGCCAGATTGGTTTCCTATCTCCCAGGATTTTGTTCGTTAGTGAAAAGAGTTATCAATCCAAAAGCCTTTTCAACTGCAGGATCCTCAGGTTCTGATGAGTCGCATGTGGCCACTGCTCCTCCAGATATAT GCTCTCGAACAGTGTGGCCTGATGAAACTATGGGACCATTTGGGCCTCAGGATCAAAGATTCCAGCTTCCCGGGAATATAGGCTTCGATTGTCACCTCAATGGGACTGCCTCACAGAAGAAAAGCCATGCCCATAAAACTTTGCCTGATGTTCTAGCAGAGCCTCTTTCAACTGAAAGGCACGAGTTTGTGATGGCGCAGTATGTGAATGAGTTTCAG GGCAGTGATGCACCTGTTGAACAAGAAATTAACAGTGCAGAAGCTTACTTTGAAAGTGCGAGAGTTGAGTGTGCAATTCAGACATGCCCAGAACTGCTGCGAAGAG attttgagTCACTTTTTCCAGAAGTGGCTAATAGCAAACTAATGATCCTGACTGTaacacagaaaactgaaaatgatatGACTGTTTGGAGTGAAGAGGTAGAACTTGAGAGAGAGATGCTCTTGGAAAAG TTCATTAATGGTGCTAAGGAAATTTGCTATGCTCTTCGGGCTGAAGGAtactgggctgatttcattgatccatcaTCTGGTTTGGCA TTTTTTGGACCATATACAAACAACACACTGTTTGAAACAGATGAACGCTACCGGCATTTAGGATTCTCTGTTGATGACCTTGGCTGCTGTAAAGTGATCCGTCATAGTCTCTGGGGTACTCATGTGGTTGTAGGAAGCATCTTCACTAATGCAGCAGCAGACAGCCATATCATGAGGAAGCTCAGTGGAAACTAG